AGCTGCGCTACCAAATCTTGAACATTGTTCTTTTGAGAGGAAAAGTGGATAGATTGGAACTTTCGGCAAGCAATTGGCTTCAGCTTCCAAGAATGCTTTGCAACAAGCGGGGCCTATATGTCCAAATTTTCCTGTGAGTAAGGATGTATAAATCTCTATAATGCATCCTGGAACATTCATCACTGAAGACCAACATTTTGCTACATCAGGTAATCCTGGA
The sequence above is a segment of the Raphanus sativus cultivar WK10039 unplaced genomic scaffold, ASM80110v3 Scaffold4203, whole genome shotgun sequence genome. Coding sequences within it:
- the LOC130507233 gene encoding uncharacterized protein LOC130507233; amino-acid sequence: MSIKHVLFLMVVVGFVVSANAQIPQFPTPFPFPLPFQPSPGIPGLPDVAKCWSSVMNVPGCIIEIYTSLLTGKFGHIGPACCKAFLEAEANCLPKVPIYPLFLSKEQCSRFGSAAPPTTE